The DNA window AGGAGAAGTACGACGGCGCGGGCGGTGTCGTGCCGGTAGAAATCCGCCGTGAGGGTGACGCCGTCTTCGGTGCGGATTCGCTCGCAGGTAACAGTCATTTGATTAGGCCGCGATAGCCAATTCGGACGGCACTCGTGCTCAGTCTCGCCATCAACCGGAATACCCCCTCGGGCTAACCACCGTCACGGTTCCCTGCGCCGCGCATACCGCGCGCCCCGCGTTGGAGACATCGATTCTGGCGACACCGCTACGCTTGCCCAGCGCGATGATCTCGGTGACCGCAACGCACACTCCGCTCGACACGGGCTGCAGCAGATTTAGCTTGAATTCCGTTGTGGCCACCCATGATCCCGCTGGGATAACCGGATAGAACACCACGCCCAGACAGTGGTCTACCATCGCCGACAAGCATCCGCCGTGCAGGTTGCCGAACGGCGTCATCAGGTCGTCCCGAGCATCCATCTCCACAACCAGACGTCCCGCGGCGAATTCGGTGTGCCGAAATCCCAAGTAGCTGGACAGCCCACCCGCGGTTGCCGCCGCATTCTGCAACTCGTCGGCAATCTCTTGGCTGAACTGCTCGAACTTCATGTCTAGAGCCCCTCGTCGTTCACCGATACTGCTGCCACTAACGAGACATTACTCCGTACTTGTTGCATCAGCGCAAGACCGGGTGGTGGTGAGCAGAGGAGGAAGCAGGAATCTTCGTAGAAAAGCATCGAGGCCCTCCGGGCTGCGCTGCCTTGGGCCTTCGACCGTGAGTAGGCTGAGGATAGCCCGCAGTATCCACTCGGATGCATCGTCGACCGACACCCCACGCTCAAGTTGATCCCAGTGCGCGGCGAAGACAGGGCGAAGGAACTCGGCGACGAGTTCGAACAAAGCCACCGACGTACCCTTGGCCAGCCCTACGCCGGCGAGTTCGTCGTCACTGCCGAATAGCAATCCGATTATGGGTTCACGGTGGGCCGCACGGAGTGTAACCTCGACGAAATCCAGTATCGCCGAGCCTAAATCGGCATGCGCTGCGATCCGCGCACTAATGCGGCGGAGGTAGCGT is part of the Mycobacterium sp. HUMS_12744610 genome and encodes:
- a CDS encoding TetR/AcrR family transcriptional regulator; this translates as MVTKKSLRWGTATAASRDIARDHLLDAAATSLENKGLPGTTMEDIARQAGVSRATVYRYFPSRESVISGVILRSAERYLRRISARIAAHADLGSAILDFVEVTLRAAHREPIIGLLFGSDDELAGVGLAKGTSVALFELVAEFLRPVFAAHWDQLERGVSVDDASEWILRAILSLLTVEGPRQRSPEGLDAFLRRFLLPPLLTTTRSCADATSTE
- a CDS encoding PaaI family thioesterase, with product MKFEQFSQEIADELQNAAATAGGLSSYLGFRHTEFAAGRLVVEMDARDDLMTPFGNLHGGCLSAMVDHCLGVVFYPVIPAGSWVATTEFKLNLLQPVSSGVCVAVTEIIALGKRSGVARIDVSNAGRAVCAAQGTVTVVSPRGYSG